The Flavobacterium sp. 1 genome contains the following window.
TTTACTTCCTCCTCCTTGAGAAGAGTTTACGACCAATGAACCTTCGGTTAGTGCGACTCGAGTAAGACCTCCAGGCACAATTTCTACTCCATTGGGTCCGCATAAAGCATAAGGTCTTAGATCTACATGGCGTAATTTCAATTGGCCATCGATTAAACAAGGGACTGTGCTAAGCTGAATAATTGGTTGTGCTATAAAATTTCTAGGGTTGGCCAGTATGGCTGTTTTCCCGTTTTCAAGTTCTTCTTGGGTTGCTTTGTTTCCCATTATCATTCCGTATCCGCCACTACCATTGGTCTCTTTGATTACCATGTTTTCCATGTCGGCAAATACTAGTTCTCTTTCTTCTGGATTTTCCATTTGGTATGTTGGAACATTTTTAAGTATAGGTTCTTCGTTAAGGTAATATTTTATCATATCCGGAACATAAGCATAGACTGCTTTGTCATCGGCAACGCCATTTCCTACTGCGTTTACTAGAGCCACATTCCCGTGACGATAGGCGCTAATTAGTCCTGGAACACCCAGTGTGCTTTCTGGTTTAAAAACCAATGGATCAAGATAATCATCGTCCAGACGTCTGTAAATAACATCCACTTGCTGTAATCCTGAAGTGGTTTTCATATAGACTTTATTGTTGTTAACCACTAAATCTCTTCCTTCTACAAGCGGAATTCCCATTTGTCTTGCCAGAAAAGTATGCTCATAGTATGCCGAATTATAAACACCAGGCGTAAGCAGAACCACATTGGGCTTAGATACATTTCGGGGTGAAAGCGAAATCAATATGTTGTGAAATATATTTGGATAGTTCCCTACGGTATTTACTTTATTGGTGGCAAGCATATCCGGAAAAATACGTTTTGTGATTTCACGGTTTTCCAGCATATAGCTCACGCCGCTTGGGCATCTTAGATTGTCTTCCAGAACATAGAATTCTCCTTTAGCACCGCGTATTAAGTCGATTCCAGCAATATGCACATGTATATTATGCGGTACTTTTATTCCGTGAACTTCCTGTATATAGTGAGGGCATGAGGCTACCAATGAAGTGGGGATAATGCCGTCTTTTATAATGTGCTGTCCATTATATACATCCTCCAAAAATAAATTCAGCGCTTTTAACCGTTGTTTAATACCGGTTTCTACTTCGCTCCATTCTGCTTTAGTAATAATCCTGGGAATGATGTCAAAAGGAAAGATTCGTTCTATCCCCTGATTGTTATCGCTGTAAACAGTAAAGGTTATTCCCTGATTCATGAATAAATCCGAAGCTTGCAGTTGTTTGTCATTTAGGCTTTCAGGAGTTAAGCTTTGTAAGGTGTTCAGCACTTGAGCATAGGAATTTCTTACTCCTTCATTAGAGAACATTTCATCCCAACCTTTTGGGTTTAATTGTGGTGTCAGTTTAATCATGTTTCCCTAGTATTAAATAATCAACAATTTTGTGTAATAGGGTGTTTTTGATTGCTATTAATGCTAAGTTATTAAATTATTATCAGTAAAAACAATATTTTGATGATTATTTTTTAATTTATGCGATTTTGTTTTTTAACGTATCTTTTTTTAATGATTTTAAACTTTTTGAATGCATTTTTTTTTGATTTCGTATTGGCTAAATTACTAATAGTCTAAGATTGAGTTCTATTTGGATAAAGGCTGTAGAGTTTTGAGCAAAAAAAAGACCATCATTGCTGATAGTCTTTTTATTAAGCTTCGTGTCTGTCTTTTTCCTCACATAATAGCGCATAAAAACCTCTAGCGCCCAAATCCCTGATTACATCGCTTATAACAGCCACCTCAATCCCAAACATTTTATGGGAAGTAGCCTTGTGACCATGCTCGTTTTGTCCCAATAGATTCTTGTCGGCATATCAGGTTCATTTTTGGAAGTGTAATCAAATAGCGATGATTTTTACATATCATCCCATTTTTTATTAAAGAAACTCAGATGTTCAACTTTCACTTTTTTAAGTTCAATCCCTGTTTTTTTCCACTAATCCATGTGAGATGTGTCAATGAACCATCATACAGCTTCATAGCAATATTAGGATGCAGTCTAAATTTTCGTGAGCTTTTTTATTCTTTAAATAGGAGAACCTTATAATATTTTTCATTGTCTGTTTCTACCAACCAAATTCCTTCATTGGAAAAAATGGTTTGAAAATAAATTCTATCACTTTTTTGTGGAATATTTTTTAAATACGCTAAAAGTTTTGGATCTAAATCTATGTCAACAAATGAAAGAGGAGCAAATACTTTTCTTAGCAATTTTTTACTTTCATTTGTATTACTTATAAAAACATTTGTTTTTTCAAAACCAGTATTTATAATGGTTTGTCTCCTTTGGTGGTTGAGAAAGTGAATGAATTAATAGTTGAGAATTCTAAATGGTATTGCTTCATTTTTTTTAAATCAAAAAAACTTAATCCAACAACTTCTTACTCACTCTACTGCTTGCAATCAGCGAAGCAATAAAACCAAGCGTAATAATAGTTGTCATAACTATTATTACATTTTCAAAAGTAAAAACCACTGGATAAGCCAGCGTAGCGGTTATCATAATTAATTGATATTGCTGCTGTAACAACACTACTACAA
Protein-coding sequences here:
- a CDS encoding circularly permuted type 2 ATP-grasp protein is translated as MIKLTPQLNPKGWDEMFSNEGVRNSYAQVLNTLQSLTPESLNDKQLQASDLFMNQGITFTVYSDNNQGIERIFPFDIIPRIITKAEWSEVETGIKQRLKALNLFLEDVYNGQHIIKDGIIPTSLVASCPHYIQEVHGIKVPHNIHVHIAGIDLIRGAKGEFYVLEDNLRCPSGVSYMLENREITKRIFPDMLATNKVNTVGNYPNIFHNILISLSPRNVSKPNVVLLTPGVYNSAYYEHTFLARQMGIPLVEGRDLVVNNNKVYMKTTSGLQQVDVIYRRLDDDYLDPLVFKPESTLGVPGLISAYRHGNVALVNAVGNGVADDKAVYAYVPDMIKYYLNEEPILKNVPTYQMENPEERELVFADMENMVIKETNGSGGYGMIMGNKATQEELENGKTAILANPRNFIAQPIIQLSTVPCLIDGQLKLRHVDLRPYALCGPNGVEIVPGGLTRVALTEGSLVVNSSQGGGSKDTWIIK